GACCTTATGATAGGTGCCGATCACGCCGCGCTTCAAGAGGCTCCAGAATGCTTCCAGGTTGTTCGTATGGACGTGGCCGCGGACGTACTCATTCTTCGCGTGGTTCACCGACTCGTGCGGGAACTGGCGGTTCAGGCGAGCATAGCCTGCGTTCTCGTCCGTTGCTACGAGCGAGACTCGCTCACTCACCGTCTGGCGGACGAAGTTGCTCAAGGTGTGCCGGTCTGTCCCCTCGATCATCTGGCAGACGACGTTCCCCTTCCGGGCGATGGCCCCGATCACGGCGAGCTTGCCGGTCTTATCGTTGCGCTGCTTCTTGTGCCAGTGGCGGTTTTTGTCCTTCCCGCCGATGAAAGTTTCATCGACTTCGACCACGCCCAAGAGCTTGGAGAAGTCGGCATCCTTCATCGCGGCGCGGATACGATGGCACATATACCAGGCCGTCCGGTAGTCCCCGCTCCCGATCTGGCGGTGAATCTGCAACGCGCTGATGCCCTTCTTGCTCTGCGTCATCAGGTAGATGACCTGGAACCACGTACGCAGCGGGTAGTTGGTGTTCTCAAAGACGGTCTTGGT
The sequence above is a segment of the Nitrospirota bacterium genome. Coding sequences within it:
- a CDS encoding IS1595 family transposase, producing the protein MTTKPALTLTTLMDRFSTEDACKRHLVHLRWPHGVRCPRCNHEKVYALKARPFHWVCKAPTCGGRNGYRFSVITKTVFENTNYPLRTWFQVIYLMTQSKKGISALQIHRQIGSGDYRTAWYMCHRIRAAMKDADFSKLLGVVEVDETFIGGKDKNRHWHKKQRNDKTGKLAVIGAIARKGNVVCQMIEGTDRHTLSNFVRQTVSERVSLVATDENAGYARLNRQFPHESVNHAKNEYVRGHVHTNNLEAFWSLLKRGVIGTYHKVSKDYLPLYLAEFSFRHNHRQNPGIFDHVLAEC